One genomic region from Gemmobacter aquarius encodes:
- a CDS encoding acyltransferase family protein has protein sequence MFPYINLVRFAAAFWVLIFHAQLHFGDIAALGVVGPIIGQGVLAMSLFFMLSGFILSYRYLEFTEVGSWRAFYKARLRKLYPVYFFMGVVTIATLASPPEGLALVGGWGYYVWLLFVIFLFVFCLQAWFPVYFDVWNFGGSWSLSAEAFFYLLFPSLRNALGAAEDRILVRVIYGAPVVVLALYAVLIACLGSAVSPLVFYMLPIFRMPEFILGIAGYCYFVERKAGLGNFRIVCVLCLIAGVYFVYRIGDLPGGTEYGALFVVPFLFLMVKLARPHEMPRTASLIFDYLGSVSYCLYIVQFGTVPLMVLLFDGFSVGTKWVCFIAANSVLAVLLHHLVERPANLALHRASRVANA, from the coding sequence ATGTTTCCTTACATAAACCTTGTCCGATTTGCAGCGGCATTCTGGGTTTTGATATTTCACGCACAGCTGCACTTCGGCGATATTGCTGCGCTTGGCGTGGTCGGCCCGATCATAGGTCAGGGCGTTCTGGCAATGTCGCTCTTCTTCATGCTTTCCGGATTTATCTTGAGTTACAGATATCTGGAATTCACCGAGGTTGGCAGTTGGCGTGCCTTTTACAAGGCACGATTACGGAAGTTATACCCCGTCTATTTTTTCATGGGCGTGGTCACGATTGCAACGCTGGCTTCGCCGCCAGAGGGTTTGGCACTGGTCGGTGGCTGGGGATACTATGTCTGGCTGCTGTTCGTGATTTTCCTTTTCGTCTTCTGTCTTCAGGCATGGTTTCCGGTCTATTTCGACGTGTGGAACTTTGGCGGTTCATGGTCTTTGTCGGCCGAAGCATTCTTTTATTTGTTGTTCCCCTCGCTTCGTAATGCGTTGGGGGCGGCAGAGGATAGAATTCTCGTCCGGGTCATCTACGGGGCGCCCGTCGTGGTTCTGGCTTTGTATGCGGTGTTGATCGCATGTCTTGGGAGTGCGGTTTCGCCGCTTGTATTCTACATGCTTCCCATTTTCCGAATGCCGGAATTCATCCTCGGGATCGCGGGGTATTGTTATTTTGTGGAAAGAAAAGCCGGGCTTGGCAATTTCAGGATCGTTTGCGTTCTGTGTCTGATTGCAGGGGTATACTTTGTCTATCGGATCGGTGATCTACCTGGCGGCACGGAGTATGGCGCTTTGTTTGTCGTGCCGTTCCTGTTCTTGATGGTGAAACTGGCGCGTCCGCATGAGATGCCGAGGACTGCGTCGCTGATCTTCGATTATCTGGGAAGCGTTTCCTATTGTCTCTACATCGTCCAGTTCGGGACGGTTCCGTTGATGGTATTGCTGTTTGACGGGTTCAGTGTCGGGACGAAATGGGTTTGCTTCATTGCCGCGAATTCGGTGCTGGCGGTTCTTTTGCATCATCTAGTGGAGCGTCCGGCAAACCTTGCACTGCATCGAGCGTCTCGCGTGGCCAACGCGTGA
- a CDS encoding tripartite tricarboxylate transporter permease yields the protein MTTFDFLLQGLAVAMDPMILLYALIGVTLGTAVGVLPGIGPALTVALLLPVTYGLDPAGSLVMFAGIYYGGMYGGSTTSILLNTPGESASIVTALEGNKMARAGRGGPALATAAIGSFVAGLIATLALAFLAPYVVKLALIFGPREYFALMMLAFVTVSAAFGDSTMKGLTSLFIGLALALVGIDQLTGQARLSFGVPELLDGVEVTTLAVALFAIGEALFVASQGPAAADTIQAIKGSVWMTRADWARSWKPWLRGTAIGFPIGAMPAGGAEIGTLLSYATEKRLSKHPEEFGHGAIEGVAGPEAANNASAAGTLVPLLTLGLPTSATAAIMLAGFQQFGLQPGPLLFVTAPQLVWGLIASLLIANLMLLVLNLPLIGLWVKLLTIPRHWLYAGILLFATLGTIGMNPSPVELGMLMLFGILGFLMRLYGYPIAPVVVGLILGPMAEQQLRRALAISQGDWTTLVSTPISATILGVATLALIVPLILRLRGRGQILSQLAADED from the coding sequence ATGACCACCTTCGATTTTCTCTTGCAGGGTCTTGCGGTCGCGATGGACCCGATGATCCTGCTTTACGCCCTGATCGGCGTGACCCTCGGCACCGCGGTCGGCGTCCTTCCCGGCATAGGCCCCGCCCTGACCGTGGCGCTGCTTCTGCCCGTCACCTACGGGCTTGATCCCGCCGGATCGCTCGTCATGTTCGCGGGCATATATTACGGCGGCATGTATGGCGGCTCGACCACCTCGATCCTGCTGAACACGCCGGGCGAAAGTGCCTCGATCGTCACGGCGCTCGAAGGCAACAAGATGGCCCGCGCCGGACGCGGCGGCCCGGCCCTCGCCACCGCCGCCATCGGGTCGTTCGTCGCGGGCCTCATCGCCACGCTCGCCTTGGCCTTCCTCGCGCCTTACGTGGTCAAACTCGCCCTCATCTTCGGACCGCGCGAATACTTCGCCCTGATGATGCTCGCTTTCGTCACCGTTTCCGCAGCCTTCGGCGACAGCACCATGAAGGGCCTGACGTCACTCTTCATCGGCCTCGCCCTCGCCCTCGTCGGCATCGACCAGTTGACCGGCCAAGCCCGCCTGTCCTTCGGCGTCCCCGAACTTCTCGACGGGGTCGAGGTCACCACCCTCGCCGTCGCCCTTTTCGCAATAGGCGAGGCGCTCTTCGTCGCCTCCCAAGGCCCCGCCGCCGCCGATACGATTCAGGCGATCAAAGGCTCGGTCTGGATGACCCGCGCCGACTGGGCGCGCTCGTGGAAACCGTGGCTGCGCGGCACCGCCATCGGCTTTCCCATCGGCGCCATGCCCGCAGGCGGGGCCGAAATCGGCACGCTCCTGTCCTACGCCACCGAAAAGCGCCTGTCCAAACACCCCGAGGAATTCGGCCACGGCGCCATCGAAGGCGTCGCCGGACCCGAAGCCGCCAACAACGCCTCGGCGGCAGGCACGCTGGTACCGCTTCTCACGCTTGGTCTGCCCACCTCGGCCACGGCGGCGATCATGCTGGCGGGCTTCCAGCAATTCGGCCTGCAACCCGGCCCGCTTTTGTTCGTCACAGCGCCGCAGCTTGTCTGGGGGCTGATCGCGAGCCTGCTCATCGCCAACCTGATGCTGCTCGTCCTGAACCTGCCCCTGATCGGCCTCTGGGTGAAACTCCTGACCATCCCGCGCCACTGGCTCTACGCAGGCATCCTGCTCTTTGCCACGCTCGGCACCATCGGCATGAACCCCTCGCCGGTAGAACTCGGCATGCTCATGCTCTTCGGCATCCTCGGCTTCCTGATGCGCCTCTACGGCTACCCCATCGCGCCCGTGGTCGTGGGCCTCATCCTCGGCCCGATGGCCGAACAACAACTCCGCCGCGCCCTCGCGATCTCGCAAGGCGACTGGACAACCCTCGTCTCGACCCCGATCTCGGCCACCATCCTCGGCGTCGCCACCCTCGCCCTGATCGTCCCCCTGATCCTGCGCCTGCGCGGCCGGGGCCAGATCCTCTCGCAACTCGCCGCAGACGAAGATTAA
- a CDS encoding tripartite tricarboxylate transporter TctB family protein, whose product MKHLAAPARRPDGAALVIAVLLAALGLLLVVQGAGIEEKGGYAGVGSGDLPRFLGYGMMALAAAHVFSAFRYAGGAVMRPQIAPVLWVVAGLTLQVLLLRPLGFSIASGLLFAFTAAGFGKRNLALTIPMGIGLSLAIYGVFDQLLRLRLPAGFLETLIFGA is encoded by the coding sequence ATGAAGCACCTCGCCGCACCTGCACGCCGCCCCGACGGGGCGGCGCTCGTCATCGCCGTCCTTCTCGCCGCCCTCGGCCTCCTGCTCGTCGTGCAAGGCGCGGGAATCGAGGAGAAAGGCGGCTACGCAGGTGTCGGCTCGGGCGACCTGCCGCGCTTTCTCGGCTACGGCATGATGGCCCTCGCGGCCGCCCATGTCTTCAGCGCCTTCCGCTACGCGGGCGGCGCAGTCATGCGCCCGCAGATCGCCCCCGTCCTCTGGGTCGTCGCGGGCCTGACGCTGCAAGTCCTCCTGCTGCGCCCCCTCGGGTTCTCCATCGCTTCGGGCCTTCTCTTCGCCTTCACCGCCGCGGGCTTCGGCAAACGCAACCTCGCGCTCACCATCCCCATGGGCATCGGCCTCTCGCTCGCGATCTACGGCGTCTTCGACCAGCTTTTGCGCCTGCGCCTGCCGGCCGGCTTCCTCGAAACCCTCATCTTCGGGGCCTGA
- a CDS encoding Bug family tripartite tricarboxylate transporter substrate binding protein, with the protein MKHALLGAAFAAALAVPSFAADYTIMAPAAPGGGWDSTARSMQEVMQAEGISSSVQVQNVPGAGGTVGLAQFAQAAAGDPNQLIVGGYVMVGAILTNASPVSLADVTPIARLTGEAVGIAVSASSPIQTIGDLVEQMKADPGSVSWAGGSAGGVDHITVGLLAKAAGVDPTKINYVAFSGGGEALAAILGNQVTVGISGVGEFLPQVEAGTMRMLAVSTAEKWAGTDAPTLMESGYDVNVQNWRMVAAAPGLTDEQKAAVTADIDKLANSAGWKSMLETKGWANTYLSGAEFDAQLAKEIETTTAILKDIGLVK; encoded by the coding sequence ATGAAACACGCGCTTCTCGGCGCGGCTTTTGCCGCAGCCCTCGCCGTCCCGTCCTTTGCCGCCGATTACACCATCATGGCCCCCGCTGCCCCCGGCGGCGGCTGGGACAGCACCGCCCGCTCGATGCAGGAAGTGATGCAGGCTGAAGGCATCTCGTCGTCCGTTCAGGTGCAAAACGTCCCCGGCGCGGGCGGCACCGTCGGCCTTGCCCAATTCGCGCAGGCAGCTGCGGGTGACCCGAACCAGCTTATCGTCGGCGGCTACGTGATGGTCGGCGCGATCCTGACCAACGCATCCCCCGTCTCGCTCGCCGATGTCACCCCCATCGCCCGCCTGACCGGCGAAGCCGTCGGCATCGCGGTCTCCGCCTCCAGCCCGATCCAGACCATCGGCGACCTCGTCGAGCAGATGAAGGCCGACCCCGGCTCGGTCTCGTGGGCGGGCGGCTCGGCGGGCGGCGTCGACCACATCACCGTGGGCCTTCTGGCCAAGGCCGCTGGCGTCGACCCGACCAAGATCAACTACGTCGCCTTCTCGGGCGGGGGCGAGGCTCTGGCCGCCATCCTCGGCAATCAGGTCACCGTCGGCATTTCCGGCGTGGGCGAATTCCTGCCGCAGGTCGAAGCGGGCACCATGCGTATGCTCGCCGTCTCGACCGCCGAGAAATGGGCTGGCACCGATGCGCCGACGCTGATGGAATCGGGCTATGACGTGAACGTGCAGAACTGGCGCATGGTCGCCGCCGCCCCCGGCCTGACCGACGAACAAAAAGCCGCCGTCACCGCCGATATCGACAAGCTGGCCAATTCGGCAGGCTGGAAATCGATGCTCGAAACCAAGGGCTGGGCCAACACCTACCTTTCGGGCGCCGAATTCGACGCGCAACTGGCCAAGGAAATCGAAACCACGACCGCAATCCTGAAAGACATCGGTCTGGTGAAATGA
- a CDS encoding ABC transporter substrate-binding protein, with product MFRRAVALCLTLAALPRTGSAEVALYPAPTGDNGRELVIYSTLDTRLAAPLIAAFQTANPDTAVRYEDLLTGEIAARIKAETDAGQPTADFAFSSAMDLQIKLANDGYAQPVRAANARAWPAWASWQDTAFALTFEPAVLVYHKPDFPDGPPQSRLALLEWLRAAPPARIGTYDIERSAVGYLFLARDAEHFPDIWSLLRQMQGLQTFPTSQDIIDRVADGRLALGYNILGSYAADQARLHPDLGFVLLRDFTVVVSRVALVPRAAASPDLGTAFLDFLMSRDGQTLLSEKLRLPAVSLKVSGANTGQAMQAALGDQLRPVGVSPGVLVYLDQSKRKRLIRLWRQALGRD from the coding sequence ATGTTCCGCCGCGCCGTTGCCCTGTGCCTGACCCTCGCCGCACTGCCCCGCACGGGCAGCGCCGAGGTCGCACTTTACCCCGCGCCAACAGGCGACAACGGGCGCGAGCTGGTGATCTATTCCACCCTCGACACCCGCCTTGCAGCCCCCCTGATCGCTGCCTTCCAGACCGCCAACCCCGACACCGCCGTCCGCTACGAAGACCTGCTGACCGGCGAAATCGCAGCCCGCATCAAGGCCGAAACCGACGCAGGCCAGCCCACCGCCGATTTCGCCTTTTCCTCGGCGATGGACCTGCAAATCAAACTCGCCAACGATGGCTACGCCCAACCCGTCCGCGCCGCCAATGCCCGCGCATGGCCCGCTTGGGCAAGCTGGCAGGACACCGCCTTTGCGCTGACCTTCGAACCCGCCGTCCTCGTCTACCACAAGCCCGACTTTCCCGACGGCCCCCCGCAATCGCGCCTCGCCCTGCTGGAATGGCTGCGCGCCGCACCCCCCGCACGCATCGGCACCTATGACATCGAGCGTTCCGCCGTGGGCTACCTCTTCCTCGCCCGCGATGCCGAACATTTCCCCGACATCTGGTCGCTTTTGCGCCAGATGCAGGGCTTGCAGACCTTTCCCACCTCGCAAGACATCATCGACCGCGTGGCCGATGGGCGCCTCGCGCTCGGCTACAACATCCTCGGCTCCTACGCCGCCGATCAGGCGCGCCTTCACCCCGACCTCGGCTTCGTGCTGCTCCGCGATTTCACCGTCGTCGTCAGCCGCGTCGCCCTCGTGCCCCGCGCTGCCGCCTCGCCCGACCTCGGCACCGCGTTCCTCGACTTTTTGATGTCGCGCGACGGCCAGACCCTGCTGTCGGAAAAACTCCGCCTCCCCGCCGTCAGCCTAAAGGTGTCGGGCGCCAACACCGGCCAAGCCATGCAAGCCGCCTTGGGCGACCAGTTGCGCCCCGTCGGGGTCAGCCCCGGCGTTCTGGTCTACCTCGACCAGTCCAAACGCAAACGCCTGATCCGGCTCTGGCGCCAGGCATTGGGTCGCGACTGA
- a CDS encoding response regulator: MRVLVVEDDLHLAGSLTALLASSGYAVDCVHDGPSAEALVRAEAFDLVVLDLNLPQMDGLAVLRAMRARGNAAAVMILTARGAAEERVRGLDLGADDYMAKPFDVREFEARVRSLLRRQAGLRSAVVTLGALTLDLTNRQFSLEGQVVDLPPRERALLEVLVMRAGKVVAKEAIVQSLTSLDDMLSDNAIEQYVSRLRRRLQPHGIGLRTVRGIGYLLEKAT; the protein is encoded by the coding sequence ATGCGCGTGTTGGTGGTCGAGGACGATCTGCATCTGGCCGGATCACTGACGGCGCTGCTGGCGTCATCGGGCTATGCGGTCGATTGCGTGCATGACGGGCCATCGGCCGAGGCGCTGGTGCGGGCCGAGGCCTTTGATCTGGTGGTGCTGGACCTGAACCTGCCGCAGATGGACGGGCTGGCCGTGCTGCGGGCGATGCGGGCGCGGGGCAATGCCGCGGCGGTGATGATATTGACCGCGCGGGGCGCAGCCGAGGAACGGGTGCGCGGGCTGGACCTTGGCGCTGATGACTACATGGCCAAGCCCTTTGACGTGCGAGAGTTCGAGGCGCGGGTGCGGTCTTTGCTGCGGCGGCAGGCAGGGCTGCGGTCGGCGGTGGTGACGCTGGGGGCGCTGACGCTGGATCTGACGAACCGGCAGTTTTCATTGGAGGGGCAGGTGGTCGATCTGCCGCCGAGGGAGCGCGCTTTGCTGGAAGTGCTGGTGATGCGGGCGGGCAAGGTGGTGGCGAAAGAGGCGATCGTGCAATCGCTGACCTCGCTTGACGACATGCTGTCGGACAATGCGATCGAGCAATATGTGTCGCGCTTGCGGCGGCGGTTGCAGCCCCATGGGATCGGGCTGCGGACGGTGCGCGGGATCGGCTACCTTTTGGAAAAGGCGACATGA
- a CDS encoding sensor histidine kinase, which yields MRPYSLRRRLIGWLLVATALIGLLALADTWREALRTAQGVSDRVLVGSALAIAERVTVDETGGLEVDLPYSSLEMLASTAQDKVFYRVDGPEGFLTGYADLAVVPAPAGGVGFADGVFGNVGIRSATLTREVSTGERSIAFSVTVAESTRARGALARAILLRSALRLAVLIAGVAGIVWVAVTLALRPLDRLGAMIAERSPDDLREVTADTPQEVEALVAAINSFMARLDGALGALRNFTGNASHQLRTPLAVVRTELALVGRSASPEGSEAAAAKARAALERAERVLAQLLVLARVDAAAALRSVDVVAVAKGLTAEMVPQALARGIDLGYEGAAGAVAEAEPVLLAELLKNLLDNAVAYAGAGAVVTVRVRGEAGAVVLEVEDDGPGLPEAVMARLNEGRRDRMLRAGGGPDAGYGLGLGITAEIAALFGAALRLERAAGGRGLRASVALRRG from the coding sequence ATGAGGCCCTATTCGCTGCGGCGGCGTTTGATCGGCTGGCTGCTGGTTGCAACGGCGCTGATCGGGCTTTTGGCGCTGGCCGATACGTGGCGCGAGGCGCTACGGACGGCGCAGGGGGTTTCGGATCGCGTGCTGGTGGGGTCGGCTTTGGCGATTGCGGAGCGTGTGACGGTCGATGAGACGGGGGGGCTGGAGGTCGATCTGCCCTATTCCTCGCTGGAAATGCTGGCTTCGACCGCGCAGGACAAGGTGTTTTACCGTGTGGACGGACCCGAGGGGTTTTTGACCGGCTATGCCGATCTGGCGGTGGTGCCTGCGCCTGCGGGGGGTGTGGGCTTTGCGGACGGGGTGTTCGGGAACGTGGGGATACGCAGCGCCACGCTGACGCGTGAGGTGTCGACGGGCGAGCGGTCGATCGCGTTCAGCGTGACGGTGGCGGAATCGACGCGGGCGCGGGGGGCGCTGGCGCGGGCGATATTGCTGCGGTCGGCCTTGCGCTTGGCGGTGCTGATCGCGGGGGTGGCAGGGATCGTCTGGGTGGCGGTGACGCTGGCCCTGCGCCCGCTGGACCGGCTGGGGGCGATGATTGCGGAACGGTCGCCCGACGATCTGCGGGAGGTGACGGCCGATACTCCGCAAGAGGTAGAGGCGCTGGTGGCGGCGATCAACTCGTTCATGGCGCGGCTTGACGGGGCGCTGGGCGCGCTGCGGAACTTTACCGGCAATGCGAGCCACCAGTTGCGGACGCCCCTCGCCGTGGTGCGGACGGAACTGGCGCTGGTGGGGCGCAGTGCTTCGCCCGAGGGGTCGGAGGCGGCGGCGGCCAAGGCGCGGGCGGCGCTGGAGCGGGCCGAGCGGGTGCTGGCGCAACTGCTGGTCTTGGCGCGGGTCGATGCGGCTGCGGCCCTGCGGTCGGTGGATGTGGTGGCGGTGGCCAAGGGCCTGACCGCCGAAATGGTGCCGCAGGCTTTGGCGCGGGGGATCGATCTGGGATACGAGGGCGCGGCGGGGGCGGTGGCCGAGGCCGAGCCTGTGCTGCTGGCCGAATTGCTGAAGAACCTGCTGGACAATGCGGTGGCCTATGCCGGTGCGGGCGCAGTGGTCACGGTGCGGGTGCGGGGTGAGGCCGGGGCCGTGGTGCTGGAGGTCGAGGATGACGGACCCGGCCTGCCCGAGGCGGTGATGGCGCGGCTGAACGAAGGGCGGCGCGACCGGATGCTGCGGGCGGGCGGCGGGCCGGACGCGGG